A window of the Citrus sinensis cultivar Valencia sweet orange chromosome 9, DVS_A1.0, whole genome shotgun sequence genome harbors these coding sequences:
- the LOC102627931 gene encoding uncharacterized protein LOC102627931, which yields MRGRSSKQETKEGMELDSKLSKLRGDQPHLSGAYIRSLVKQLTSSRTKDPMSPKDPDFDGDSVSSQKLTKFGEGFSEIPETQQPQQPQQHKKQVRRRLHTSRPYQERLLNMAEARREIVTALKFHRAAMKQASEQQQQQEQQQQLRQSQPLHLSTQPCFEQEGKLKSRRNPRIYPSNIANFSYSSFSCPPPPNSYSWPASQVPSAFPEALNFPLPNQTLGLNLNLHDFNNLDTTIYNNSNNPSIYSYSSPSSSSSPPLSVATEEHPFTAISQDMGGPTAMTNVLDSSGGIGLHPALGDEEMAEIRSIGEQHQMEWNDKMNLVTSAWWFKFLKNMEPGPEEMNSEDDGFHPFDEVMEFPAWLNANESCLQQHFNDYCPDDYFQDPALPCMDIGEFEGMDSEWLS from the exons ATGAGGGGTAGATCTTCAAAGCAAGAAACTAAAGAGGGAATGGAATTAGATAGCAAGCTTAGTAAGCTCAGAGGTGATCAGCCCCATCTCTCTGGTGCTTACATCCGTAGCCTTGTGAAACAACTAACCTCCTCAAGAACCAAAGACCCCATGAGCCCCAAAGACCCTGATTTTGATGGAGATAGTGTCTCTAGCCAAAAGTTGACCAAATTTGGTGAAGGATTTAGTGAAATCCCAGAAACCCAGCAACCTCAACAACCTCAACAACACAAAAAACAAGTTAGGAGGAGACTCCACACAAGTAGGCCATATCAAGAAAGGCTTCTAAACATGGCGGAGGCTAGGAGAGAAATTGTCACTGCACTCAAGTTTCATAGGGCAGCTATGAAACAAGCCAGTGaacaacaacagcagcaagaacagcaacaacaactaCGACAGTCACAACCTTTACATCTCTCAACTCAACCATGTTTTGAGCAAGAAGGAAAGTTAAAATCAAGGAGAAATCCCAGAATATACCCATCAAATATAGCCAATTTCTCATACTCATCCTTCTCTTGTCCTCCTCCTCCTAATTCTTATTCTTGGCCTGCTTCTCAAGTTCCTTCGGCTTTTCCTGAAGCTCTCAATTTTCCTCTGCCAAATCAAACCTTGGGCCTAAACCTCAATCTCCATGATTTCAACAACTTGGATACCACTATTTATAACAATAGCAACAACCCATCAATCTACTCATATTCATCTCCATCGTCATCTTCGTCTCCCCCACTTTCAGTTGCGACTGAAGAGCACCCTTTTACTGCAATATCGCAGGATATGGGGGGCCCTACTGCTATGACTAATGTTCTTGACTCCAGTGGTGGAATTGGCTTACATCCAGCTTTGGGCGATGAGGAGATGGCAGAGATCAGATCAATTGGAGAACAGCATCAGATGGAATGGaatgataaaatgaatttggTGACCTCAGCATGGTGGTTCAAGTTCTTGAAGAACATGGAACCTGGGCCGGAAGAAATGAATTCTGAGGATGATGGGTTCCATCCCTTTGATGAAGTCATGGAGTTTCCAGCCTGGCTGAATGCAAATGAGAGCTGCCTGCAACAACATTTCAACGATTACTGCCCAGATGACTACTTCCAAGATCCTGCCTTGCCTTG CATGGACATCGGAGAATTTGAAGGAATGGATAGCGAGTGGCTCTCTTGA
- the LOC102623725 gene encoding acyl carrier protein 1, chloroplastic-like: protein MAAFLAIPACPMATIPATALARGFNSQQKRFSTAGGGSSTSSGLKLVPKFQFSKAAARFYKNNSRRFKTAISCSAAQPETLQTVQSTIAKQLSIDLSAVTPDTKFADLGADSLDTVEIMMALEEQFGVSVGEEGAENIATVQDAADLIEKVKAASA, encoded by the exons ATGGCTGCCTTCCTTGCAATTCCTGCATGTCCCATGGCCACAATCCCCGCTACCGCCTTGGCTAGAGGCTTTAACTCCCAGCAGAAGAGGTTCTCGACGGCC GGAGGTGGTTCTAGTACATCTAGTGGGTTAAAGCTCGTCCCCAAATTTCAATTCTCCAAGGCAGCAGCcaggttttataaaaacaattcCAGACGCTTTAAGACAGCAATTTCATGCTCCGCT GCTCAGCCCGAGACCCTGCAAACCGTCCAAAGCACCATTGCCAAGCAACTGTCGATTGACTTAAGCGCAGTTACTCCTGACACCAAGTTTGCCGACTTGGGTGCTGATTCTCTCGACACA GTGGAGATAATGATGGCTTTGGAAGAACAATTTGGGGTTTCAGTTGGAGAAGAGGGGGCTGAGAACATAGCTACCGTTCAAGATGCTGCCGACCTCATCGAGAAAGTGAAGGCAGCCTCTGCTTAA
- the LOC102628995 gene encoding E3 ubiquitin-protein ligase AIP2, with the protein MESEEGLRQQLEELQKQLGKKLRFEDSVANINSLLRDRFPAASPTLRNQFYSVVCRVATILKTRYTAPGFWLAGLRLFELAESLVSDPSQKQHLKACIAKAKEHLHEIDNAPEASEATYNTTNRGYLFEGHLTVDPEPPQPQWLVQANLMNAVASLSSSAESSRGLAERINNSETVANLFQELVNNLDDVIPEILETDSATPRVPPASKEVVAKLPVITLTEEILDKLGHDAECAICKENLLVGDKMQELPCKHTFHPPCLKPWLDEHNSCPICRHELQTDDHAYESWKEREKEAQEERKGAANAVRGGEYMYV; encoded by the exons ATGGAATCAGAGGAAGGCTTGAGACAGCAATTAGAAGAATTGCAAAAACAGCTTGGAAAAAAACTGAGGTTCGAGGATTCCGTTGCCAATATCAATTCTCTCCTCAGAGATCGATTCCCCGCCGCTTCACCCACTCTCCGCAATCAG TTCTATTCTGTTGTGTGCCGAGTTGCGACTATTTTGAAGACTAGATACACGGCACCTGGTTTCTGGCTTGCCGGGCTGCGACTTTTTGAGCTGGCTGAATCCCTTGTTTCTGATCCTTCTCAGAAGCAACACTTGAAGGCTTGCATTGCCAAGGCCAAGGAACATTTGCATGAAATTGATAACGCGCCTGAGGCTTCCGAAGCTACTTACAATACGACCAACAGAg GATACCTTTTTGAGGGGCATTTGACTGTGGATCCTGAGCCACCACAGCCCCAATGGCTGGTGCAGGCTAATTTGATGAATGCGGTTGCTTCCCTATCGAGCTCTGCTGAGTCTTCTCGGGGTTTGGCAGAGAGAATTAACAATTCTGAAACTGTTGCCAATCTTTTCCAAGAGTTGGTTAATAACCTTGATGATGTTATACCCGAG ATACTGGAGACTGATAGTGCAACCCCCAGAGTCCCCCCTGCCAGTAAAGAAGTTGTTGCAAAGCTACCGGTCATTACACTTACAGAAGAAATTCTGGACAAGTTGGGACATGATGCAGAGTGTGCAATTTGCAAGGAGAACTTGCTTGTAGGTGACAAAATGCAAGAGTTGCCATGCAAGCACACGTTCCATCCTCCCTGTCTAAAACCATGGCTG GACGAACATAATTCTTGTCCAATTTGCCGGCACGAACTGCAAACTGATGACCATGCATATGAGAGCTGGAAGGAGCGGGAGAAGGAGGCCCAAGAAGAGAGGAAAGGTGCTGCAAATGCTGTACGTGGTGGTGAATACATGTATGTTTAG
- the LOC102628621 gene encoding uncharacterized protein LOC102628621 — translation MELVSCPSYRCTISPKILSSQKGESKRSQFVFSSLRNTKKPSALSFSNVVTRDGYVGRGSSSSFSGSTVNNKIYQRLGSCPIIPPLNGKKPRAIIKFLGGAFIGAVPEVTYSYLKELLAKEGFLVISVPYNVTFDHANAANQVYERFNSCLDYVLSTGLPDANLTPDDLVNLPIYSVGHSNGALLQVLTGSYFCEKIPKANVIISFNNRPATEAVPYFEQLGPLVNQMMPIVEASPVYSMARNASGDAWKLLLNTAEALIPGSDKESLVSLNNFVDQLPSVFAQVTEGMSEFKPTPSENLDCFKKSYNVQHTLLVKFSFDTIDQTDLLEETLKPRVESIGGTVEKVQLNGNHITPCIQEPKWQVGYIYTPADAIAQGLKTLSLNEIRILSKTISGWFGRFED, via the exons ATGGAATTGGTTAGTTGCCCCAGTTATAGATGCACCATCTCCCCGAAAATTCTCAGTTCTCAAAAGGGCGAATCAAAAAGGTCCCAGTTTGTGTTTTCTTCGCTTCGAAATACGAAAAAACCGAGCGCATTATCTTTCTCGAATGTGGTCACCCGCGATGGCTACGTGGGTCGAggaagcagcagcagcttcaGTGGCTCTACTGTTAACAATAAGATATACCAAAGACTGGGGTCTTGTCCGATCATACCTCCGCTTAATGGCAAGAAGCCACGCGCTATCATCAAATTCTTGGGCGGCGCCTTCATCGGAGCTGTTCCTGAAGTCACCTACAG TTATCTGAAGGAGCTTTTGGCGAAAGAAGGGTTTCTTGTAATATCAGTGCCGTACAACGTGACATTTGATCATGCTAATGCTGCTAATCAAGTTTACGAGAGGTTTAATTCCTGCTTGGATTATGTTCTCTCAACTGGACTGCCTGACGCCAATTTGACGCCAGATGATCTGGTTAATCTTCCTATTTATTCCGTCGGCCACAG CAATGGTGCACTTCTCCAAGTACTCACTGGAAGTTATTTCTGTGAGAAGATACCAAAG GCtaatgtcataatctcatTCAACAACAGGCCGGCAACAGAGGCAGTACCATACTTTGAGCAG CTGGGTCCTCTTGTCAATCAGATGATGCCAATTGTGGAAGCATCTCCAGTGTATTCCATGGCAAGGAATGCCTCAG gTGATGCATGGAAACTGCTACTTAATACAGCTGAAGCATTGATACCAGGCAGTGATAAGGAATCCCTAGTTTCTCTGAACAATTTTGTGGATCAGTTGCCCTCAGTTTTTGCTCAG GTCACAGAAGGGATGTCAGAGTTCAAGCCAACACCTTCTGAGAATCTTGATTGTTTTAAGAAGTCATACAATGTCCAACACACTTTATTG GTGAAGTTCAGCTTTGATACAATTGATCAGACAGATCTCCTCGAAGAGACTTTGAAACCTCGTGTGGAGTCAATAGGTGGGACAGTAGAAAAGGTCCAATTAAATGGTAATCACATCACACCATGTATACAG GAACCAAAATGGCAAGTTGGTTACATATATACTCCTGCAGATGCTATTGCTCAGGGACTTAAGACTCTTTCACTGAATGAAATTAGAATCCTATCCAAGACCATCAGTGGCTGGTTTGGACGTTTTGAAGATTGA